One genomic segment of candidate division KSB1 bacterium includes these proteins:
- a CDS encoding OmpA family protein, whose amino-acid sequence MKRQFPSYLVKAVELFIFIGFVQIFPFSSASAKSVPRFSPINAGPQDSLSALKNLFLKSATEFIRLKQWDRAIDAYKHYLEAFPAEKERIVKIIKILEAPDQGVTIENLGDSINTKYHEYYPVITTDNQSLYFTARHRPGGLGGEDVWVSHRTAKGWSKAVNLGPPINTEDHEGFMCLSADGLTAFLFGNYPDSYGKGDIFYSVYQKDGWSEVKNIGKPINSPDFEADAWFCSDGTTVFFVSDRPGGIGDYRPRDERFLQQEYNTDIYVSIKTDTGWCKPINLGERINTPYCERGPIFHADGRTLFFCSSGHPGLGDLDIFVAYKTGDSWTDWSEPENLGKEINTIYKDWGYSISLEGDEVYFASIREDGMGKSDLYRAKFSKKFTIPITMVTGKLRDRRGQMLDSVRLEWEDIEKFKQLGTAYTRPRGDYTIFLPAGRWYRYTATKKGYIFASRDIDLRREEKPKVNYDIELPKITPESVPFPPALLNVFFKLDSSELLPESKSELDRFLKLIRENPQWIKIEISGHTCDLGSDKHNKILSQSRAQAVVDYMVAQGESPDRFIAKGYGFEQPLYREFTDEARKRNRRVEFRVLELDTKSEN is encoded by the coding sequence ATGAAGCGACAATTTCCATCCTATCTGGTCAAAGCTGTGGAACTATTTATCTTCATCGGCTTTGTTCAGATATTTCCTTTTAGCTCTGCGTCTGCCAAATCTGTCCCGCGTTTCTCTCCGATCAATGCCGGTCCGCAGGATTCTCTTTCAGCGTTAAAAAATTTGTTCCTTAAATCGGCAACGGAATTCATTCGGCTCAAGCAATGGGATCGCGCCATTGATGCGTACAAGCACTATCTCGAAGCATTCCCTGCTGAGAAGGAGCGCATTGTCAAAATCATCAAGATTCTTGAGGCCCCAGATCAGGGAGTGACCATTGAGAATCTGGGCGATAGCATCAACACCAAATATCACGAATACTATCCAGTGATTACCACTGATAACCAAAGCCTTTATTTCACCGCGCGTCATCGTCCTGGAGGATTAGGAGGGGAAGATGTCTGGGTATCGCATCGGACCGCTAAGGGGTGGAGCAAAGCGGTCAATCTTGGCCCTCCCATTAACACTGAGGATCATGAGGGCTTTATGTGCCTTTCCGCTGATGGCCTCACTGCTTTTTTGTTCGGCAACTATCCAGATTCTTATGGCAAGGGGGATATTTTCTATTCTGTCTATCAAAAAGATGGCTGGAGCGAGGTGAAAAATATTGGCAAGCCGATCAATTCCCCAGATTTTGAGGCGGATGCCTGGTTTTGTTCGGACGGGACGACCGTATTCTTCGTTTCCGATCGACCTGGCGGGATCGGTGACTACCGACCACGCGATGAGCGCTTCTTACAACAGGAATATAACACCGATATCTACGTTTCAATTAAGACCGATACTGGTTGGTGCAAGCCGATTAATTTGGGCGAGCGGATTAATACCCCCTATTGCGAGCGCGGACCAATATTCCATGCGGACGGTCGAACCCTCTTCTTCTGCTCCTCTGGTCATCCTGGCTTGGGGGATTTGGATATTTTTGTGGCATACAAAACTGGGGATTCCTGGACTGATTGGTCCGAGCCAGAAAATTTGGGCAAAGAAATCAACACTATCTACAAGGACTGGGGATATAGTATTTCTTTGGAAGGAGATGAAGTATATTTTGCGAGCATTCGCGAGGATGGCATGGGAAAAAGCGATCTTTACCGAGCCAAATTTTCCAAAAAATTTACGATCCCCATCACCATGGTGACCGGGAAGCTGCGCGATCGGCGCGGACAGATGTTGGATAGTGTTCGATTGGAATGGGAAGATATCGAGAAATTCAAACAGTTGGGCACGGCCTACACACGACCACGGGGGGATTATACGATTTTTCTGCCCGCAGGTCGTTGGTATCGCTACACAGCCACTAAAAAGGGTTATATCTTCGCGTCGCGGGACATCGATTTGCGCCGCGAAGAAAAACCTAAGGTGAATTATGATATCGAATTGCCCAAAATCACTCCAGAATCGGTTCCATTCCCTCCAGCCTTGCTCAATGTTTTCTTCAAGCTCGATTCATCCGAATTGCTTCCAGAATCAAAGAGCGAACTGGATCGATTTCTGAAATTGATCCGCGAAAATCCACAATGGATCAAAATCGAAATCAGCGGTCACACTTGTGATCTCGGCTCCGATAAGCATAATAAAATTCTGTCCCAAAGTCGCGCCCAAGCCGTTGTCGATTATATGGTCGCTCAGGGCGAATCTCCAGATCGATTCATCGCAAAAGGTTATGGTTTTGAACAACCATTGTATCGCGAGTTCACGGATGAAGCGCGAAAGCGTAACCGCCGGGTTGAATTTCGAGTGTTGGAACTCGATACCAAATCCGAAAACTGA
- a CDS encoding FAD-binding oxidoreductase, with translation MTNLRKSLAAIVGSDFVFTPDQPEYYAYTFGDATMYRSHPDIVVYPGSPEEIRQIIVFANQHRVPVTTSAGLTGLSGGAICQSGILMNVSRLRRIKGVDEVSKTATVEPGVSCAKFNEYLAQYKLVVPVAPASHLISTLGANIAEASGGTFGMSKGTFKNYLLTLKVIDGQGNMFDTGKPFPKQSTGPDLTALFIGSEGTMGVIVEMTFRCDYLPQDTWTIRAQFADESVLQAIHEGIAEQKIDLFSFEYMDDKMMRCLGKENMLLLLQTAGTEYCAKMNAEKVVAILQRLNPIELKYTNDPKVADELYTERRSALGALAKADPKKPVIIQFDPVLPLRKFTAGIKKMRELAEREGLELIIYGHAGDGNLHPSFIVEDDITQKEKARKVIREFDAWIEKEGGVYSGEHAVGFFLGRSQDQIRPEVGPYLKAIKRAFDPNGILNPGKIFDIKEPSLQIEPVKKEYQPIAAICALCAKCHLCKNDSPKFAEQPFEHNTIRGRISMIDAATRGMVSFKAIKPFIEEMAPWTHNMNCPTYIKNHMQELINLSLQAAA, from the coding sequence ATGACTAATCTGCGAAAATCTTTGGCGGCCATTGTTGGAAGCGATTTTGTGTTTACCCCGGATCAACCTGAATATTATGCCTACACTTTTGGGGATGCTACGATGTATCGCTCCCATCCAGATATCGTCGTATATCCTGGTAGTCCAGAAGAAATTCGTCAAATCATTGTGTTTGCCAATCAGCATCGGGTTCCAGTGACCACCAGCGCTGGATTAACAGGTCTGTCAGGTGGTGCTATTTGCCAATCTGGCATTTTGATGAATGTCTCCCGGTTGCGGCGCATTAAGGGTGTCGATGAAGTCTCGAAAACAGCGACAGTAGAGCCAGGCGTTAGCTGCGCGAAATTCAACGAGTATCTTGCCCAGTACAAGCTGGTGGTGCCAGTGGCGCCTGCTTCGCATCTGATCTCCACGCTGGGGGCCAATATCGCTGAGGCATCTGGCGGGACTTTCGGTATGTCTAAAGGGACATTCAAAAATTATTTGCTCACGCTGAAAGTGATCGATGGTCAGGGGAACATGTTCGACACTGGGAAGCCGTTTCCTAAGCAGAGCACCGGCCCAGACTTGACCGCGCTATTTATCGGTTCTGAGGGCACCATGGGCGTAATCGTGGAAATGACGTTCCGATGTGACTATTTGCCGCAGGACACCTGGACCATTCGGGCGCAATTCGCAGATGAATCTGTGCTTCAGGCGATTCATGAGGGGATTGCCGAACAAAAAATCGACCTATTCTCTTTCGAATATATGGACGACAAAATGATGAGATGTCTCGGGAAGGAGAATATGTTGCTGTTGCTGCAAACCGCTGGCACTGAATATTGTGCAAAAATGAATGCCGAAAAAGTCGTTGCGATTCTCCAACGCCTCAATCCCATTGAATTGAAGTATACGAACGATCCCAAAGTTGCAGATGAGCTCTACACCGAGCGACGAAGTGCACTGGGAGCATTGGCCAAAGCAGATCCAAAAAAACCGGTCATTATCCAATTTGATCCAGTGCTACCCTTGCGCAAATTCACCGCAGGCATCAAAAAGATGCGTGAATTGGCTGAGCGCGAAGGTCTGGAGCTGATCATCTATGGCCATGCTGGAGATGGCAATCTCCATCCCAGTTTCATTGTAGAGGATGACATCACACAGAAAGAGAAAGCTCGCAAAGTGATCCGTGAGTTCGATGCCTGGATCGAAAAAGAGGGCGGCGTTTATTCTGGGGAACATGCGGTCGGATTCTTTCTGGGCAGAAGCCAGGATCAAATACGCCCCGAAGTGGGACCTTATCTGAAGGCCATTAAACGTGCTTTCGACCCCAATGGAATTCTAAATCCGGGCAAAATTTTTGATATTAAGGAGCCTTCGCTGCAGATTGAACCAGTCAAAAAAGAATACCAGCCGATCGCTGCAATTTGTGCTCTCTGTGCCAAGTGTCATCTCTGCAAAAACGACAGCCCCAAATTTGCAGAACAGCCGTTCGAGCATAACACCATTCGGGGTCGAATTTCCATGATCGATGCTGCAACTCGAGGCATGGTCTCTTTCAAGGCCATTAAACCGTTTATCGAAGAAATGGCACCTTGGACACATAACATGAATTGTCCCACATATATCAAAAACCATATGCAGGAACTCATCAATCTGTCGCTCCAAGCCGCGGCCTAA